The following are encoded together in the Phocoena sinus isolate mPhoSin1 chromosome 11, mPhoSin1.pri, whole genome shotgun sequence genome:
- the LOC116761709 gene encoding 60S ribosomal protein L29-like, which produces MHCPGADLAKSKNHTMHNQSRKQHRNGIKEPRSQHESLKGVDPKFLRNMRFAKKHNKKGLKKMQANNAKAIGAHAEARKALVKPKEVEPKIPTGGSRKLSQLAYIAHPKLGKCAHACIANGFRLCRPKSQAKAQTKAKAAGAAAAPAPAQAPKGAQNPTKALE; this is translated from the exons ATGCACt GCCCCGGTGCAGACCTGGCCAAGTCCAAGAACCACACCATGCACAACCAGTCCCGAAAGCAGCACAGAAACGGCATCAAGGAACCCCGATCACAACATGAATCTCTTAAGGGGGTGGACCCCAAATTCCTGAGGAACATGCGCTTTGCCAAGAAGCACAACAAGAAGGGCCTGAAGAAGATGCAGGCCAACAACGCCAAGGCCATAGGTGCACATGCTGAGGCTAGAAAG gctcttGTAAAGCCCAAGGAGGTCGAGCCCAAGATCCCAACAGGCGGCAGCCGCAAGCTCAGTCAACTTGCCTACATTGCTCACCCCAAGCTCGGGAAATGTGCTCATGCCTGCATCGCTAACGGTTTCAGGCTCTGCCGGCCAAAGTCCCAGGCCAAGGCTCAAACCAAGGCCAAGGCTGCAGGTGCAGctgctgctccagctccagctcaggCTCCCAAAGGTGCCCAGAACCCCACAAAGGCTCTGGAGTAG
- the EXOG gene encoding nuclease EXOG, mitochondrial: MVARAFASRFRGSRRFLSGFVAGAVAGAVGTGLTVVQFLRSQDAEPALAVREPDGSSERALLEQFGFPLTGTETRCYTNHALSYDQSKRVPRWVLEHISKSKITGDADRKHCKFKPDPSIPPTFSAFNEDYVGSGWSRGHMAPAGDNKFSSKAMAETFYLSNIVPQNFDNNAGYWNRMEMYCRELTERFEDVWIVSGPLTLPQTGSNGRKTVSYQVIGEDNVAVPSHLYKVILARRNPRSAEPLALGAFVVPNKAIGFQPQLSEFQVSLQELEKLSGLVFFPHLDRTSDIKNICSVDTCKLLDFREFTLYLSTRKIEGARSVLRLEKVMENLQNAGIEPDEEFMTRYRKKLEELKAQEQSGVLERKSS, from the exons ATGGTTGCCAGAGCTTTTGCCTCCCGCTTCCGAGGCTCCCGACGCTTTTTGAGTGGCTTCGTGGCTGGAGCCGTCGCGGGCGCTGTGGGAACCGGGCTAACTGTCGTGCAGTTCCTCCGGAGTCAGGACGCTGAGCCAGCGTTGGCGGTGAGGGAGCCGGACG gttCTTCAGAAAGGGCTCTCTTAGaacaatttggattccctttaacTGGAACAGAGACGAGGTGCTACACTAACCATGCCTTGTCTTATGATCAGTCAAAGCGGGTGCCTAGATGGGTTCTTGAACATATATCCAAGAGCAAGATAACGG gTGATGCAGACAGAAAACATTGTAAATTCAAGCCAGATCCCAGCATCCCTCCAACCTTCAGTGCCTTCAACGAGGACTATGTTGGCAGTGGGTGGTCACGAGGCCACATGGCTCCAGCAGGAGATAACAAATTCTCATCT AAAGCCATGGCTGAAACCTTTTACCTTTCTAATATCGTGCCTCAGAATTTTGATAATAATGCTGGTTATTGGAACAG AATGGAAATGTACTGTCGAGAGCTGACAGAGAGGTTTGAGGACGTCTGGATAGTATCTGGACCGCTGACCTTACCTCAGACTGGAAGCAATGGAAGGAAAACGGTTAGTTACCAG GTGATCGGCGAGGATAATGTTGCGGTGCCCTCCCACCTCTACAAGGTGATCCTGGCGCGCAGAAACCCGAGGTCTGCTGAGCCCCTGGCACTAGGGGCCTTCGTGGTGCCCAACAAGGCCATTGGCTTCCAGCCCCAATTAAGTGAGTTCCAGGTGAGCCTGCAGGAGCTGGAGAAGTTGTCAGGACTGGTGTTTTTCCCTCATCTGGATAGGACTAGTGACATCAAGAACATCTGCTCGGTGGACACCTGTAAGCTCCTGGATTTCAGGGAGTTCACTCTGTACCTGAGCACAAGAAAGATTGAGGGAGCCCGATCGGTACTCAGACTGGAAAAGGTCATGGAAAATTTGCAGAACGCAGGCATTGAACCTGATGAGGAGTTCATGACTCGCTACAGGAAGAAGCTGGAAGAACTCAAAGCTCAGGAGCAGTCAGGAGTCCTGGAGAGAAAGTCCTCATAG